The sequence below is a genomic window from Streptomyces sp. NBC_00289.
TGGCGATCGCCCCCTGGCTGCCGGAGGAGGACGTGGCCGCGCCCGCCGAACCGGTGAAGCAGCTCGTCGGCCGGCGGGTCCTGCTCGTGCACGGCACCAACGACGCGCGCACCGATCCAGAACTGTCGTTCCGGTTCGCGGCGCGGGCGAAGAAGGCGAACCGGGATGTCTGCCGGTTCGAAGTCCACTCCGACGGACACGCGTTGAACCAGCACCGCACCGAAGTCCTCGCCCTCGGCGAGGACTTCGTCATGGGGTCACTGTTCGGGCGGTCCTTCTCGCGCCCGGTGGAGGACGCGTTGGCGGCACCGCCGCCACTGGGACTGCGGATGCCGTTGGCGGCGGGCTTCGGCAAGTCACTGCGGCGGTAGGGCGGCGGGGGCGGTCTCCGTCGGCGGGGGCGGTCTCCGGCGGCGGGCGACGTGGACGGGCGACGTGTGACGGAGGCGTCAGCCCAGCCCGGGGCCCGCCGCGGGCGCGCCCGACGGCGCCTGGTCGCTCACGGACCCGGACACCGGTGGGACCGGGTGCCCTCCGGACCGGGTGGCTGGTGTCGGCGGGGGCCGGGTGGCTGGTGTCGGCAGGGCCGGGTGGCTGGTGTCGGCAGGGGCCGGGTGGCTGGTGTCGGCGGGGGCCGGGTGGCTGGTGTCGGCGGGGGCCGGGTGGCTGGTGTCGGCGGGGGCCGGGCACCCCCGCTCGACGGCATCCGTCGGCCGCCCCCGCTCGACGGCGCCCCGGCGTCACGTGGGTAGCAGGTTGCCGCGTCTCGACAGGAGGAACTTCTTGAAGGCGGCCACCGGGGGTGTGTCCGGGTGGCCGTCGAGCCAGGCGACGCCGATCTCCCGTACCGCCTTCGGGGAGGTGACGGTCAGTTCCACCACGCCGGGGCGGGGTACCGCCGGCGGTGGCAGCAGGGCCACTCCGAGGCCGGCCGCCACCAGCCCGCGCAGCGTCTCGGCCTCCTCCCCCTCGAAGGCCACCCGGGGCTGGAATCCAGCCTCCGCGCAGAGGTCGTCGGTGATGCGGCGCAGCCCGTAGCCGGGTTCCAGGGTCACGAAGGTCTCCTCGGCGGCCTCGGCCAGCCGGACGCGCCTGCGGGCGGCCAGGCGGTGGTCGGCCGGGACGACGAGGCGCAGCTTCTGCTCGTCGAGGCGGCGGCCGACGAGGTCGGGCGCGTCCGGCACGGGCGAGGTGAGGCACAGGTCCAGCTCGCCCGCCCGCAGTCCCTCGATCATCGCCTCGCCGTAGTTCTGGACCAGGCTGAAGCGGACGCGCGGATGGTCGGCGCGGAAGGCGCGGATGAGGCCGGGCACCGTCTCCGAGCCCATGGTGTGCAGGAAGCCGAA
It includes:
- a CDS encoding LysR substrate-binding domain-containing protein, whose translation is MVHQQRSQAHLSRSGDTEDTDDLVALLAPRLAHFAGVARTEHVTRAAREMRVPQSTLSRAMVRLEQDLGVDLFARRGRTVSLTPAGRAFLASVERALAEIGRAADEVRADADPATGKVAFGFLHTMGSETVPGLIRAFRADHPRVRFSLVQNYGEAMIEGLRAGELDLCLTSPVPDAPDLVGRRLDEQKLRLVVPADHRLAARRRVRLAEAAEETFVTLEPGYGLRRITDDLCAEAGFQPRVAFEGEEAETLRGLVAAGLGVALLPPPAVPRPGVVELTVTSPKAVREIGVAWLDGHPDTPPVAAFKKFLLSRRGNLLPT